Proteins co-encoded in one Spirosoma endbachense genomic window:
- a CDS encoding serine hydrolase domain-containing protein — MAYFFIPKRFFLLVFALLCGCDLLAQMPTDSLASKADKLFAEWNGPDRPGVAVGVVHGGKLIYAKGFGNADVETGAPITPETIFHVASISKEFTAYAIVLLAQDGKLSIDDDIHTYLPEVPDFGQKITIRHLIHHTSGLRDQWALLSMAGWGLSDVITKEHIFNLVRRQKELNFSPGAEFLYCNTGYTLLAEIVARVGKQPFREWMQQRVFGPLGMTNTLFYDDDERIVKGRAYSFHKDNYSKGYKKSILSFSNAGATSLFTTVTDLSLWINNFKNPVVGNAATMTQMLERGRLTKGDTIPYAFALSHATHKGLAYYGHGGSDAGFRSYIGYFPKEDYGFIVLSNQAESNPSARALEMADIYLGPYQKKSRDVPPPPNASTPDNKPIPIVAADYGGRYYSPELETIYSIRQRGDALELVHVHHGNVLLKNAGKDHFETGWWFMSSVDIVRDTKNAVIGLRVSNGRVRNLWFKRLPDGFDDGKPPVAGK, encoded by the coding sequence ATGGCCTACTTCTTCATTCCCAAACGCTTTTTTTTACTCGTCTTTGCCCTTCTTTGTGGCTGCGATTTGTTAGCCCAAATGCCAACTGACTCGTTAGCGTCGAAAGCAGACAAGTTGTTTGCTGAATGGAATGGTCCCGATCGGCCGGGGGTTGCTGTGGGCGTTGTCCACGGCGGAAAATTGATCTACGCCAAAGGATTTGGCAATGCTGATGTTGAAACCGGAGCGCCTATTACGCCGGAAACGATCTTTCACGTAGCGTCTATTTCCAAGGAATTCACGGCCTACGCCATTGTGCTACTGGCTCAGGACGGGAAACTGTCCATCGACGACGATATTCATACCTACCTCCCTGAAGTGCCGGATTTTGGTCAGAAAATCACGATTCGCCACCTGATTCACCATACGAGCGGTCTGCGCGATCAGTGGGCTCTGTTGAGCATGGCGGGCTGGGGATTGAGTGACGTGATCACGAAAGAGCACATTTTCAACCTGGTTCGCCGGCAAAAAGAGCTGAATTTTTCGCCGGGAGCGGAGTTTCTGTATTGCAACACGGGTTATACACTGCTTGCTGAAATTGTTGCCCGCGTAGGCAAGCAACCTTTTCGGGAGTGGATGCAGCAGCGCGTGTTCGGGCCGTTGGGGATGACAAATACGCTCTTCTACGACGATGATGAGCGCATCGTAAAAGGGCGGGCCTATTCATTTCATAAAGACAATTATTCGAAAGGCTACAAGAAAAGCATACTTAGTTTTTCCAATGCCGGTGCGACCAGTTTATTCACGACGGTTACGGATCTGTCTCTCTGGATCAACAACTTCAAAAACCCCGTTGTGGGTAATGCCGCAACCATGACGCAAATGCTGGAGCGGGGCCGCTTAACGAAGGGAGATACCATTCCGTATGCGTTTGCACTGTCCCATGCAACCCACAAAGGATTAGCGTATTATGGTCATGGTGGTTCTGATGCCGGTTTCCGTTCGTACATCGGCTATTTTCCAAAGGAAGACTATGGATTTATTGTACTGAGTAATCAGGCCGAGTCGAATCCAAGTGCCAGAGCGCTGGAAATGGCAGACATCTATCTGGGTCCCTATCAGAAAAAATCCAGAGACGTACCGCCACCGCCCAATGCTTCAACCCCTGATAACAAGCCCATTCCGATTGTCGCAGCCGACTATGGAGGCCGATATTATAGCCCGGAACTGGAAACCATTTATTCGATCCGACAGCGTGGCGATGCACTGGAACTGGTTCATGTACATCACGGGAACGTACTGCTAAAGAATGCCGGGAAAGACCACTTCGAGACGGGCTGGTGGTTTATGTCGTCGGTCGATATCGTGCGCGATACTAAAAATGCCGTGATTGGCCTACGCGTATCGAACGGGCGGGTTCGCAATCTGTGGTTCAAGCGGTTGCCCGATGGCTTTGATGACGGCAAACCGCCCGTTGCCGGGAAGTAA
- a CDS encoding M14 family metallopeptidase: protein MYPLHLIKRASLPVINLFLLGYWLTNVLANAQQKAIPKPEETLGFAVGADFKLATYEQSLKYFQKLDEASDLIKLVHVGETSEGRPWYFALISSKKNLDNIDRYRAIAQRLAHPAGLTDDEAKKLAMEGKPLVHIDGGLHASEVAGAQHTISLAYDMLSKADDPKMKAILDNVILLLWPSLNPDGQTMIGDWYKSNVGTPYEVAPPPFLYQKYVGHDNNRDAYMLNMIESRVVARTWRDWEPNIIFVHHQTSPFPTRIWLPPFAEPIASQTPPIIAREVNMIGMAMAQALESNGQKGATHMGTGFDAWYPGYIDYMPVLQNIPAFWTETALYNYATPHFYTVRDFPKDKNEFRVESLYSSPWPGGWWRISDAIAYMQTASLATLDYAAKYGDVLLYNRYQAGRNTIKKYEQEPPYAYFIPQKQRDPVRPVELLRRLAFHGIRIGQLTKDVAFEGRNYPKGTWVIPMNQEYGELTKQLLDVQSYPDLREFPGGPPEQPYDAAGWTLPLQFELNVIPATTPLTFDVKGAIQLVAGTARDWKTDDRKDANPADFVGGIGFDTNPVSAGIKAPEGRLTGSGTIMLVNPAENNAFKVLNRSLKAGGTVSYNKDRQRYAISGIPRTTLEPWVKDLGVIAELTANTTGAAVKPRIAVYKPWTASMDEGWSHWVLEQFEFSFVNISNADVLAGDLTDRFDVILFASDRPRNIKDGFAKGSVPPAYEGGLGEQGAANLDNFVRQGGTLVCLNSSSDYAIDALHLPVKNVVAGINSKDFFTGGSLLEVETDATHPVMAGMPAKAAVFVENSPVFATLDGFKGQALAKFAPAGSPLRSGYLLGEKHLQGYAASLDVQHGKGHVILHGFRPQWRGQPLGTYRVLLNSVLYGGELAKSKFGTAEFWKSPSVSMKQKEEEKK, encoded by the coding sequence ATGTACCCACTTCACCTGATAAAGCGGGCTTCATTGCCTGTGATCAATTTATTCCTCTTGGGTTATTGGCTGACAAATGTGCTGGCTAACGCCCAGCAAAAAGCAATTCCCAAACCCGAAGAAACCCTCGGCTTTGCGGTTGGTGCTGATTTTAAACTGGCTACCTACGAACAATCGCTGAAATACTTCCAGAAACTCGACGAAGCCAGCGATCTGATCAAGCTGGTTCACGTTGGCGAAACGTCGGAAGGAAGACCCTGGTATTTTGCCCTGATCTCGTCAAAAAAGAACCTCGACAACATTGATAGGTACCGGGCCATTGCGCAGCGGTTGGCCCATCCGGCGGGCCTGACCGACGACGAAGCGAAAAAACTAGCGATGGAAGGCAAACCGTTGGTGCATATCGATGGCGGTCTGCATGCATCGGAAGTAGCGGGTGCTCAGCATACGATTTCGCTGGCGTATGACATGCTCAGTAAGGCCGACGATCCTAAGATGAAGGCGATCCTGGACAATGTGATTCTGTTGCTGTGGCCATCGCTTAACCCCGATGGACAAACCATGATCGGTGACTGGTATAAATCAAATGTGGGTACACCTTATGAAGTAGCCCCTCCCCCATTCCTGTATCAGAAATACGTTGGGCACGACAACAATCGCGATGCCTACATGCTCAACATGATCGAGTCGCGGGTGGTAGCCCGAACCTGGCGCGACTGGGAACCGAATATCATTTTTGTCCACCATCAGACCTCGCCCTTTCCAACGAGGATCTGGTTGCCGCCCTTTGCCGAACCAATTGCTTCCCAAACCCCACCCATTATTGCCCGAGAGGTAAACATGATTGGCATGGCGATGGCGCAGGCACTCGAAAGCAATGGACAAAAAGGAGCCACTCACATGGGAACGGGCTTTGATGCCTGGTATCCGGGCTACATCGATTATATGCCGGTTCTGCAAAACATACCGGCTTTCTGGACCGAAACGGCCTTGTATAATTATGCTACACCGCATTTCTACACCGTTCGCGACTTCCCCAAAGATAAGAATGAGTTTCGCGTCGAGTCCTTGTATTCAAGCCCGTGGCCGGGTGGCTGGTGGCGAATCAGTGATGCCATTGCCTACATGCAAACGGCTTCGCTGGCCACACTCGATTATGCGGCCAAATACGGCGATGTACTGTTGTATAACCGGTATCAGGCCGGCCGCAACACCATCAAAAAATACGAGCAGGAACCGCCCTATGCTTATTTCATCCCCCAGAAACAACGCGACCCCGTACGCCCGGTTGAACTGTTGCGTCGACTGGCATTTCACGGTATCCGAATTGGCCAGTTGACGAAAGATGTTGCGTTTGAGGGCCGCAACTATCCCAAAGGAACCTGGGTAATACCGATGAATCAGGAATATGGCGAGTTAACTAAACAATTACTCGATGTACAGTCATATCCTGACCTGCGCGAATTTCCGGGTGGACCACCCGAACAGCCCTATGACGCTGCGGGCTGGACGCTTCCGCTGCAATTTGAACTGAACGTGATTCCAGCTACGACACCATTGACCTTCGATGTAAAAGGGGCAATTCAACTGGTTGCCGGAACTGCGAGAGACTGGAAAACGGATGATCGTAAAGATGCCAATCCGGCCGATTTTGTTGGTGGAATCGGGTTTGATACCAATCCGGTTTCGGCAGGGATCAAAGCGCCGGAAGGCCGTTTGACTGGTTCAGGTACGATCATGTTGGTGAATCCGGCCGAGAATAATGCGTTTAAAGTATTAAACCGGTCACTAAAAGCGGGTGGAACGGTCAGCTACAACAAAGACCGCCAACGGTATGCGATTAGTGGGATACCAAGAACGACGCTGGAGCCGTGGGTAAAGGACTTAGGAGTAATCGCTGAACTTACGGCGAATACGACTGGGGCAGCTGTAAAACCAAGGATTGCGGTCTACAAACCCTGGACGGCAAGCATGGACGAAGGGTGGAGCCACTGGGTACTGGAGCAATTCGAGTTTTCGTTCGTGAACATCAGTAATGCCGACGTATTGGCGGGAGATCTGACGGATCGATTCGACGTGATTCTGTTTGCCTCTGATCGGCCAAGGAATATCAAAGATGGGTTCGCGAAAGGATCGGTCCCACCCGCTTACGAAGGTGGATTGGGCGAGCAGGGCGCTGCGAATCTGGATAATTTTGTGCGCCAGGGCGGAACGCTCGTTTGCCTGAATTCGAGCAGCGACTATGCCATCGACGCGCTTCATTTACCCGTAAAAAATGTAGTCGCGGGCATTAACAGCAAAGATTTCTTTACCGGTGGTTCGCTGCTGGAAGTAGAAACGGATGCGACCCATCCGGTCATGGCCGGTATGCCTGCCAAAGCCGCTGTTTTTGTCGAGAATAGTCCCGTATTTGCTACCCTCGACGGATTTAAAGGTCAGGCATTGGCCAAATTTGCTCCGGCAGGATCGCCATTGCGGTCGGGTTATTTACTGGGTGAAAAGCACCTACAGGGTTATGCGGCTTCACTGGATGTACAACACGGTAAAGGACACGTCATTCTGCACGGTTTCCGGCCGCAATGGCGCGGTCAACCGCTGGGTACGTATCGCGTTCTGTTGAATTCTGTCCTTTATGGTGGTGAGCTGGCAAAGAGTAAATTCGGCACCGCTGAGTTCTGGAAATCACCTTCGGTGTCAATGAAACAGAAAGAAGAGGAGAAAAAATAA
- a CDS encoding DinB family protein, giving the protein MITKLPFRFMVALLGLLMTLSAVQAAKPLTTIAQLTADWQRAREFTKEYLDTMPEDGMGFKPTPEIRSFAEQMLHLAAANYNFGALASGKANPFQGKKLEEMSELKTKAALTKAVLDSYDFMLDGVKGLTDAQLAENVKMGQREMTRELVLAKAFEHQTHHRGQATIYIRAKGIKPPNEKLF; this is encoded by the coding sequence ATGATCACTAAACTACCTTTCCGATTCATGGTGGCACTTCTGGGGCTGCTCATGACACTTTCGGCGGTTCAGGCCGCGAAACCGCTGACTACGATAGCTCAGCTAACGGCCGACTGGCAACGGGCCCGCGAATTCACCAAAGAATATTTAGATACAATGCCCGAAGATGGCATGGGCTTTAAACCAACCCCCGAAATTCGCAGCTTTGCCGAGCAAATGCTACACCTTGCCGCAGCTAACTACAATTTTGGTGCATTGGCCAGCGGGAAAGCGAACCCATTTCAAGGCAAAAAGCTGGAGGAAATGAGCGAACTTAAAACGAAGGCAGCGCTCACAAAAGCCGTTCTGGATAGCTATGATTTTATGCTCGATGGCGTAAAAGGGCTAACGGACGCTCAATTGGCCGAAAATGTGAAGATGGGCCAGCGCGAAATGACCCGCGAACTGGTTCTGGCGAAAGCGTTTGAACACCAAACTCATCATCGCGGTCAGGCAACCATCTACATTCGGGCGAAAGGCATCAAGCCCCCCAACGAAAAGTTGTTTTAG
- a CDS encoding sensor histidine kinase, with protein MTIRFSWRQIAGIAALIVATLVNLPLFGLTSRSRLAVVPPGVPDVGLALSRLAFHLAFTFFFIELNRHVLTRKSYAPRFGLLGWYALNFLLFLALTGLFVVIVLPWYPERPILLITTSYFRSFFVWVTALLLANFLTVLQQNRTIQLENELLKQQNLQAQLDTLRAQLNPHFLFNSLNALSSLIREGGPKSQQYLAKLSQVLRYSLQVQQQSLVPFAEEMQFTSAYSFLLTIRFGDNLRIDNQLPADAPWKIPPMSLQLLIENAVKHNIVSSSRPLTISLATDTAHEFIIVRNAYQPKPEPADGMGSGLSNLDSRFRLLTSKSIQLSRTDGEFIVQLPIIPAT; from the coding sequence ATGACTATTCGTTTTTCGTGGCGACAGATTGCCGGAATTGCCGCATTGATTGTGGCTACGCTGGTTAATCTACCGTTGTTTGGCTTAACATCCCGATCCCGGCTTGCGGTCGTGCCGCCGGGTGTTCCTGATGTAGGGCTTGCTCTAAGCCGTTTGGCATTTCACCTGGCCTTCACGTTTTTCTTTATTGAGCTGAATCGTCATGTGCTTACCCGGAAATCATATGCTCCCCGATTTGGCTTACTGGGTTGGTATGCCCTTAATTTTCTGTTATTTCTGGCACTAACAGGTCTATTCGTCGTCATTGTATTACCCTGGTATCCAGAGCGACCCATTCTGTTGATCACAACCAGTTATTTCCGAAGCTTTTTCGTCTGGGTAACGGCGCTGCTGCTGGCAAACTTCCTCACAGTTCTCCAACAAAACCGAACCATTCAACTGGAGAATGAACTATTAAAACAGCAAAACCTACAGGCTCAACTGGACACCCTCCGGGCGCAGCTTAACCCGCATTTTCTGTTTAATTCGCTCAATGCACTAAGTTCACTCATCCGGGAAGGAGGTCCCAAAAGCCAACAGTATCTGGCCAAACTGTCGCAGGTGTTGCGGTATTCGTTACAGGTTCAGCAACAATCGCTGGTGCCGTTTGCGGAGGAGATGCAGTTTACGTCGGCTTACTCCTTTCTTCTAACGATTCGGTTTGGCGATAACCTGCGTATCGACAATCAGCTCCCTGCCGATGCACCCTGGAAAATCCCACCCATGTCGCTCCAGCTACTGATCGAAAATGCAGTTAAACATAACATCGTGTCCAGTTCCCGACCGCTGACGATCAGTCTGGCTACGGATACGGCCCATGAGTTCATTATTGTCCGGAATGCCTATCAACCAAAGCCCGAACCCGCCGACGGCATGGGCAGCGGATTGTCAAATCTCGATAGCCGGTTTCGTTTGCTGACCAGTAAGTCAATTCAACTATCGCGAACGGATGGCGAATTTATCGTTCAGTTACCCATTATCCCTGCAACCTGA
- a CDS encoding LytR/AlgR family response regulator transcription factor, protein MRVLLLEDERTAANHLAALLCELEPSLTIVAVIDSVEEGRARWSQLPTPDLILSDIQLADGLSFSLLEQVSVPCPIIFTTAYDEYAIRAFRHNSIDYLLKPIEREALEASLQKYRSLARPASDELVRQMQDMLSKHAFMPPTYRTSFLIQFRDKLLPIKVSDIAYFSIEGGVVSATIYDRVLDNRASDRSISYPIEQKLEDLDSQLDPNQFFRANRQFIVARNSISEAELYFNGRLQLKLKPAPSQQVLISKDRANLFKKWMEEF, encoded by the coding sequence ATGCGTGTGTTATTACTAGAAGATGAACGGACAGCGGCCAACCATCTGGCCGCTTTGCTTTGTGAACTCGAACCATCACTTACGATAGTGGCTGTCATCGACAGTGTTGAGGAAGGCAGGGCGCGGTGGTCTCAACTACCAACGCCCGATCTCATCCTGTCGGATATTCAACTGGCCGATGGTCTATCATTTTCGTTACTGGAGCAGGTATCTGTACCCTGCCCCATCATTTTTACCACAGCTTACGACGAATACGCCATTCGAGCCTTCAGGCACAACAGCATTGACTACCTGCTGAAACCCATTGAACGAGAAGCCCTTGAAGCCAGCCTTCAGAAATATCGGTCCCTCGCCCGCCCGGCCAGTGATGAGCTGGTTCGCCAGATGCAGGATATGCTAAGCAAACACGCATTTATGCCTCCGACCTACCGGACTAGTTTTTTAATTCAGTTCAGGGATAAACTACTACCCATCAAGGTGTCGGATATTGCTTATTTCTCGATTGAAGGGGGAGTCGTTTCCGCAACGATTTATGACCGGGTTTTGGATAATCGGGCGTCGGACCGGTCGATCAGTTACCCAATTGAGCAAAAGCTCGAAGATCTGGATAGCCAACTTGATCCAAATCAGTTTTTTCGGGCCAACCGCCAGTTTATTGTAGCCCGGAACAGTATCAGCGAGGCCGAATTGTATTTCAACGGGCGCTTGCAGCTTAAACTCAAGCCTGCCCCCAGCCAGCAGGTGCTGATCAGCAAAGACCGGGCAAATCTGTTTAAAAAATGGATGGAGGAGTTTTGA
- a CDS encoding extracellular catalytic domain type 1 short-chain-length polyhydroxyalkanoate depolymerase, translated as MTKLIVTILIVGLILLGDRTLGLCSLNKTQQASFAPVAESSVRDTVRHEGQTRIYWVHVPPAYKQGTNPLPLVIALHGGGGSGQQFESQSKWSEKADQEGFIVVYPDGIQNAGILHLRTWNAGACCGQSASTQQTDDVGFIGKLIDKLTATYRIDPKKVYATGHSNGAMLCYRLACELSDKLAAIAANAGTMQLKTACQPTRIMPILHIHSQLDRNVPYMGGVGTKSINKQWNAPVDSTLTVFAQLAQCKSQKQIVRTTDKYTFYKWTNCVGGTEIQYYLTTDGGHAWPGGQKGARFIGDTPSEAFVNNDIIWQFFKTLSLP; from the coding sequence ATGACCAAATTGATTGTAACGATTTTAATAGTGGGCCTTATTCTTTTGGGAGATAGGACTTTAGGGCTATGTTCGCTAAACAAAACGCAGCAGGCTTCATTCGCTCCGGTAGCCGAATCTAGTGTTCGTGATACCGTTCGGCATGAAGGGCAGACACGAATTTACTGGGTGCATGTGCCGCCTGCCTACAAACAGGGCACAAATCCGCTACCCCTGGTGATTGCGTTACACGGCGGTGGTGGTAGTGGGCAGCAATTCGAATCCCAATCGAAGTGGAGCGAAAAAGCCGACCAGGAAGGCTTTATTGTCGTCTATCCGGATGGCATACAAAACGCCGGCATCCTGCATTTACGTACCTGGAATGCAGGCGCATGTTGCGGACAGAGTGCATCAACGCAGCAAACCGATGACGTCGGATTTATCGGAAAATTAATCGATAAACTGACCGCTACATACCGCATCGATCCCAAAAAAGTGTATGCCACGGGCCACTCCAACGGTGCGATGCTGTGTTACAGGCTGGCCTGTGAATTGTCAGATAAACTGGCAGCCATCGCTGCGAACGCAGGAACCATGCAGCTAAAAACAGCCTGTCAGCCTACCCGAATCATGCCGATTCTGCATATCCATTCGCAACTGGATCGAAACGTACCGTATATGGGTGGCGTTGGCACTAAGAGCATCAACAAACAATGGAATGCCCCGGTGGATAGTACACTCACAGTTTTCGCACAACTAGCGCAATGCAAGAGTCAGAAACAGATTGTTCGTACGACCGACAAATACACGTTTTATAAATGGACGAATTGCGTAGGCGGCACCGAGATTCAGTATTACCTGACCACAGATGGTGGGCACGCCTGGCCCGGTGGCCAAAAAGGAGCACGTTTCATCGGCGATACCCCGTCGGAAGCGTTCGTGAATAACGATATCATCTGGCAATTTTTCAAAACACTGTCGCTGCCCTAA
- a CDS encoding bifunctional aldolase/short-chain dehydrogenase has protein sequence MSSTTKTFQHVSYLWDEAKAAELAGDEVGLLIYRSNLLGADLRLTNYGGGNTSCKALAKDPLTGQDTEVMWVKGSGGDIGTLKRSGLAALYVDRLRSLKTIYRGLEFEDEMVELFNHCIFDLASKAPSIDTPLHGFLPFKHIDHLHPDAAIAIAAAKDGKQIVQDLFGGTLGWVDWQRPGFELGLQLEQCLQENPGIRGIMLGSHGLFTWGDTAYESYVNTLEVIERCAEYLEENYGKKGPIFGGQKLESIEKDARLKQAATLAPILRGFCSNQQPMIGHFTDDDRVLQFINSVDLDRLAPMGTSCPDHFLRTKISPLVLELAPNEDLSDTKAVKERLTSAFESYRAMYEDYYNTCKHPNSPAIRDKNPVVILYPGVGMFTFAKDKQTARVAAEFYTNAINVMRGAEAVSEYTSLPRQEAFNIEYWLLEEAKLQRMPKPKPLSGRIALITGSAGGIGKAIAKRFQAEGAVVVINDNDADRLKGADDEFKQQYGKDAHAAALLDVTDAETIRKAYETAALAFGGVDIVVNCAGLSISKPIEEHTEKDWDLLYDVLVKGQFLVTQYGVEIMRKQDIGGDVLNIVSKNALVSGPNNAGYGSAKAAQLHLSRLNAAELGKDHIRVNVVNPDAVISDSKIWAGAWAEGRAKAYGVKVEELPAYYAKRTLLNEIILPDDIASACFAFVGGLLNKSTGNVLNVDGGVAMAFVR, from the coding sequence ATGTCAAGTACGACAAAAACGTTTCAGCACGTCAGCTATTTGTGGGACGAAGCCAAAGCGGCAGAACTGGCCGGCGATGAGGTAGGTCTATTGATTTACCGGTCTAATTTACTCGGTGCTGATTTGCGCCTGACCAACTACGGCGGAGGTAATACCTCCTGCAAAGCACTGGCGAAAGATCCGCTTACGGGTCAGGATACCGAAGTGATGTGGGTCAAAGGGTCGGGTGGTGATATCGGCACCCTCAAACGCAGTGGTTTGGCAGCGCTGTATGTGGATCGCCTTCGCAGCCTGAAAACCATCTATCGGGGTCTTGAATTCGAAGATGAAATGGTTGAGCTCTTCAACCACTGTATTTTTGATCTGGCGTCGAAAGCGCCATCCATCGATACACCGCTTCACGGGTTTCTACCGTTCAAGCATATCGACCACCTCCACCCTGATGCCGCCATTGCCATTGCAGCTGCAAAAGATGGCAAACAGATCGTTCAGGACCTCTTCGGCGGTACGCTTGGCTGGGTAGACTGGCAGCGACCAGGTTTCGAATTAGGCCTGCAACTGGAGCAATGTCTCCAGGAAAATCCGGGTATCCGCGGTATCATGCTGGGTTCGCACGGATTGTTTACCTGGGGTGATACGGCTTATGAAAGCTACGTAAACACGCTGGAAGTCATTGAACGGTGTGCGGAATACCTCGAAGAAAATTACGGCAAAAAAGGCCCGATTTTCGGCGGACAGAAACTGGAATCTATCGAGAAAGACGCCCGCCTGAAACAGGCTGCTACCCTCGCTCCGATTCTTCGCGGTTTCTGCTCGAACCAGCAACCCATGATTGGCCATTTTACTGACGATGATCGCGTTCTTCAATTCATCAACTCGGTAGATCTCGATCGGCTGGCTCCAATGGGAACATCCTGTCCTGATCACTTCCTGCGCACCAAAATCAGCCCGCTCGTTCTGGAACTGGCTCCCAACGAAGATCTGTCAGACACTAAAGCGGTGAAAGAAAGACTGACGTCGGCGTTTGAGTCGTACCGGGCCATGTACGAGGATTATTACAATACCTGCAAACACCCAAACAGTCCGGCGATTCGCGATAAAAATCCGGTCGTCATTCTCTATCCGGGAGTCGGTATGTTCACGTTTGCGAAAGACAAGCAGACCGCCCGCGTAGCCGCCGAATTCTATACGAATGCCATCAACGTGATGCGTGGTGCCGAAGCGGTTTCGGAATATACGTCACTACCCCGTCAGGAAGCGTTCAATATTGAGTACTGGCTTCTGGAAGAAGCAAAGTTGCAGCGAATGCCAAAACCAAAGCCTCTATCGGGCCGGATCGCGCTCATTACGGGTAGTGCGGGCGGTATTGGGAAGGCCATTGCCAAACGCTTCCAGGCGGAGGGTGCTGTGGTTGTGATCAATGACAACGACGCCGACCGGCTGAAAGGAGCTGATGATGAGTTCAAACAGCAGTATGGCAAAGATGCTCATGCCGCTGCCCTGCTGGACGTTACCGATGCCGAAACCATCCGGAAAGCGTATGAAACAGCCGCACTGGCCTTTGGTGGTGTCGACATTGTCGTTAACTGTGCTGGTCTGTCGATTTCGAAACCGATTGAGGAGCATACCGAAAAAGACTGGGATTTACTGTACGACGTACTCGTTAAAGGTCAGTTCCTGGTTACCCAGTATGGCGTTGAGATCATGCGTAAACAGGACATTGGTGGCGATGTGCTGAACATTGTCAGCAAGAATGCGCTGGTATCGGGTCCAAATAACGCGGGTTATGGTTCTGCCAAAGCCGCTCAATTACACCTGAGCCGCCTGAATGCTGCCGAGCTAGGAAAAGATCATATCCGGGTGAACGTCGTCAACCCCGATGCGGTGATTTCAGACAGTAAAATCTGGGCTGGTGCCTGGGCCGAAGGGCGCGCCAAAGCCTATGGTGTGAAGGTTGAAGAACTGCCTGCTTACTACGCAAAACGGACATTGTTGAACGAAATCATTTTGCCGGATGATATTGCCAGCGCCTGCTTTGCCTTTGTTGGCGGCCTGCTGAATAAATCGACGGGCAACGTGCTGAACGTTGACGGCGGTGTAGCCATGGCGTTTGTTCGATAA